A single region of the Cucumis melo cultivar AY chromosome 3, USDA_Cmelo_AY_1.0, whole genome shotgun sequence genome encodes:
- the LOC103487852 gene encoding uncharacterized protein LOC103487852 — protein MKNTNPILNTTSTKRSKMKSCTNSLCFFCLIKENHLATRRAGLKKCFNELPYRDDQDHVLVLSALWHIAMAQPDDKEYPSLGVFECMASLIQRGLKDKNWLLRNQNIYIPYYAAHVIGSYTMHKAEFAEKAVKSGVIPPLMELLRGKMSWVEQRVTVRALGHLASYNSTFEALVEYEEEIVKSAMEIASSCLDLVYESFVGSSEENREKYHRDLLTRGVGGREIEDKKAEEWASQLQCWCLHLVKCFASKGKCLNLICNNNPIFLKDLCGMWGGLSNYTSTGGVGLIRILSYNKSSRKFIAASKEIVQTLCNLSRSSDDWQYIGIECLLLLLKDSQTRYKVIEIAAFYLIDLVEIRTLGDKTGINLGESITQALLSDYHQTETKLFLKNKKNLQRVLSEIWDLKVERKRKEKLLSEERLEKKKALVNLIKQQANELFRLGEIKGALRKYKEGLDICPLKLRKQRMVLHSNKSQCHLLLREADAAISDSTRALCYSNPTNSHSKSLWRRSQAYDMKGLAKESLMDCIMFVNGGMKMDEGANKRIKIPYHAARMISKQMEATWLFATARLKKMASTTTQVKKAEDSSNNSSERNGNIMIRTTMTI, from the coding sequence ATGAAGAACACAAACCCCATTTTGAATACCACTTCCACAAAGCGTTCCAAGATGAAATCTTGCACCAATTCCCTTTGTTTCTTTTGCTTAATAAAAGAAAACCATTTGGCAACCAGAAGAGCTGGATTAAAGAAATGTTTCAATGAGTTACCTTATAGAGATGACCAAGATCATGTCCTTGTCCTAAGTGCACTTTGGCACATAGCCATGGCTCAACCAGATGACAAGGAATACCCTTCTCTTGGTGTATTTGAATGCATGGCAAGTTTGATCCAAAGAGGCCTCAAGGACAAAAATTGGCTTCTTAGGAATCAAAACATTTACATCCCATATTATGCAGCTCATGTTATTGGTTCTTACACCATGCACAAAGCTGAGTTTGCAGAGAAAGCAGTGAAATCAGGAGTTATTCCACCATTAATGGAGCTTTTGAGAGGAAAAATGAGTTGGGTTGAACAAAGAGTTACTGTTAGAGCACTTGGTCATCTTGCTAGTTACAACTCAACTTTTGAAGCACTCGttgaatatgaagaagaaattgtcAAATCAGCCATGGAGATTGCATCTTCTTGTCTTGATTTAGTGTATGAAAGTTTTGTTGGATCAAGTGaagaaaatagagagaaatATCATAGAGATTTGCTGACAAGAGGAGTTGGTGGGAGAGAAATTGAGGATAAAAAAGCAGAGGAATGGGCTAGTCAACTTCAATGTTGGTGTCTTCATTTGGTCAAATGTTTTGCTTCTAAAGGCAAATGTTTGAATCTCATTTGCAACAATAACCCAATTTTCTTAAAGGATTTGTGTGGAATGTGGGGTGGATTGTCAAATTACACTTCAACGGGTGGAGTTGGGCTCATAAGAATCTTGAGTTACAATAAATCTTCAAGGAAGTTCATTGCAGCATCCAAAGAAATAGTTCAAACACTCTGTAATTTGTCAAGATCTTCAGATGATTGGCAATACATTGGAATTGAATGTCTTCTACTCCTTCTCAAAGACTCACAAACAAGGTACAAAGTCATTGAAATTgctgccttttatctcatagaTTTGGTGGAAATCAGAACACTTGGAGATAAAACAGGTATCAATTTAGGTGAATCCATCACACAAGCTCTCTTATCAGATTACCATCAAACGGAAACCAAATTATTCttgaagaacaaaaaaaatctcCAAAGGGTATTAAGTGAAATTTGGGATCTTAAAGTGgagaggaaaaggaaagagaaattgTTGAGTGAGGAAAGgcttgaaaagaagaaagcatTGGTTAATCTCATAAAACAACAAGCAAATGAACTGTTTAGATTGGGAGAAATAAAGGGAGCTTTGAGAAAATACAAAGAAGGATTAGAcatatgtccattgaagttgagaAAGCAGAGAATGGTTCTTCATAGCAACAAATCACAATGTCATTTATTGTTAAGAGAAGCAGATGCAGCCATTAGTGACTCAACTAGAGCTTTATGTTACTCAAATCCAACAAATTCTCATAGTAAAAGCTTGTGGAGAAGATCACAAGCTTATGACATGAAAGGATTGGCAAAAGAGAGCTTAATGGATTGCATAATGTTTGTGAATGGTGGAATGAAGATGGATGAGGGTGCAAATAAGAGAATCAAGATTCCATATCATGCAGCAAGAATGATTAGCAAACAAATGGAAGCAACATGGCTTTTTGCAACCGCTAGATTAAAGAAAATGGCTTCAACAACAACTCAAGTGAAAAAAGCTGAAGATTCTTCTAACAACAGCAGTGAGAGGAATGGAAACATCATGATCAGAACAACCATGACTATATAA